CCATGGCTCGGAGGCGCAAAAGCGGGCGTATCTGCCGGGCATCGCGGATGGCTCGCTGCGGCTGCAGGCTTTTGGCGTGACCGAGCCGACTTCCGGAACGGATACCGGCGCGCTGAAGACGACCGCCACGCGCGATGGCGCGAATTTCGTGATCAACGGCCAGAAAATCTGGACCAGTCGCGCTGCGCAATCCGACCTGATGATCCTGCTCGCACGGACCACGCCGCTGGGCCCGGGCATGAAGAAGACCGACGGGCTGTCGGTTCTGCTGGTCGACATGCGCGAGGCAGTGGGGGCGGGCCTGACCATCCGGCCGATCCGCACGATGATGAACCACGCCACGACGGAGGTCTTCTTCGACAACCTTCGTGTGCCCGCCGAGGCTCTGATCGGCGAGGAAGGCCGCGGCTTTCGCTACATACTGTCGGGCATGAATGCCGAGCGCATCCTGATCGCCGCCGAGTGCATTGGCGACGCGCGCTGGCTGATCGAGAAATCGGTGGATTATGCCAAGGACCGCAAGGTTTTCGGGCGCGCGATTGGTGAAAATCAGGGCGTTCAATTCCCGCTCGCCGCCGCCTACGCCCATATGCGCGCGGCGGAGCTGATGGTGGCCGAGGCGCTTCGGCTCTTTGAGGCGGGCGAGAACCCGGGAGCGGAGGCGAACATGGCCAAGATGCTGGCCGCAGATGCCTCCAACGAAGCAGCGAACGTCGCGATCCAGACCCATGGCGGGTTCGGCTTTGCAGAGGAATACGACATCGAGCGCAAGTTCCGCGAGACCCGGCTGTACCAGGTCGCACCGATCTCGACGAACCTGATCCTGTCCTATCTGTCCGAGCATGTGCTTGGCCTGCCGAGGTCGTATTGATGGGGGCGCTGGACGGCCTGCTGGTCGTGGCCATCGAGCAAGCCGTGGCCGCGCCCCTCTGCACCGTACGTCTGGCCGATGCGGGCGCGCGCGTCATCAAGATCGAGCGCGCGGGCGGCGAAACCGCACGGCATTATGACGGCGCGGTCCACGGCACCTCTGCCTATTTCGCATGGCTCAATCGCGGCAAGGAAAGCGCGGTGCTGGACGTCAAGGCGTCGGACGATCTGGCGGTGCTGCGCGAGATGCTGGCGCGGGCGGATGTGCTGGTGCAAAACCTCGCCCCCGGCGCGATGGAGCGCATGGGATTGGGCCCTGCTTCGCTTGCGCGGGATTTTCCGCAGCTGATCGCCGTCTCCATCGTGGGCTACGGGGCTGCCACGGACTACGCGCAGATGAAGGCCTATGACATGCTGGTGCAGGCCGAAAGCGGGCTGTGCGCCGTCACCGGCACCGAGGCGGTGCCCTCGAAGGTCGGCGTCTCCATCGCCGATATCACGACCGGCGCAAACGCCCACGCCGCCGTGCTGGAAGCGCTGATTGCGCGCGGGGTCAGCGGGCGTGGACAGCAGATCGAAGTTTCGATGTTTGACGCGATGGCCGATTGCATGGCCGTGCCGCTGCTGCATTTTGAGCATCAGGGCAAAATCACCGGGCGGTTTGGGCTGTCCCATGCCTCGATCTATCCGTACCGGCCGTTCACGTGCGCGGACGGCACGATCATCGTGGCCGTGCAGACCAATGCGGAATTCGCGCGGCTGTGTGAGACGGCACTGGACCAACCGGACCTCGCCGCGCGAGAGGAGTTTTCAAGCAATGCGGCGCGCACCGCCAATCGCGCGTTGCTGGATGCAGAGTTGGAGCCGCTTTTTGCCGCGATGTCGGTGGCGGATGCGGTCAGGCGGTTGAGCGACGCGGGGATCGCTTTTGGACGCTATCGCGGGGTCGACGACTTGGCCGAGC
The nucleotide sequence above comes from Litoreibacter ponti. Encoded proteins:
- a CDS encoding CaiB/BaiF CoA transferase family protein; this encodes MGALDGLLVVAIEQAVAAPLCTVRLADAGARVIKIERAGGETARHYDGAVHGTSAYFAWLNRGKESAVLDVKASDDLAVLREMLARADVLVQNLAPGAMERMGLGPASLARDFPQLIAVSIVGYGAATDYAQMKAYDMLVQAESGLCAVTGTEAVPSKVGVSIADITTGANAHAAVLEALIARGVSGRGQQIEVSMFDAMADCMAVPLLHFEHQGKITGRFGLSHASIYPYRPFTCADGTIIVAVQTNAEFARLCETALDQPDLAAREEFSSNAARTANRALLDAELEPLFAAMSVADAVRRLSDAGIAFGRYRGVDDLAEHPALRRIPTPLPDGQMAEVPRPTGRDAGFTPGAVPALGQHTDRVREEFSPD
- a CDS encoding acyl-CoA dehydrogenase family protein — its product is MRETYQDIRDAIARLCTQFPGAYWRALDREMAYPTEFVAALTDAGWLAALIPEEYGGAGLPLSAGAAILEEIHASGGNAGACHAQMYTMGTLLRHGSEAQKRAYLPGIADGSLRLQAFGVTEPTSGTDTGALKTTATRDGANFVINGQKIWTSRAAQSDLMILLARTTPLGPGMKKTDGLSVLLVDMREAVGAGLTIRPIRTMMNHATTEVFFDNLRVPAEALIGEEGRGFRYILSGMNAERILIAAECIGDARWLIEKSVDYAKDRKVFGRAIGENQGVQFPLAAAYAHMRAAELMVAEALRLFEAGENPGAEANMAKMLAADASNEAANVAIQTHGGFGFAEEYDIERKFRETRLYQVAPISTNLILSYLSEHVLGLPRSY